Below is a window of Komagataella phaffii GS115 chromosome 1, complete sequence DNA.
TGATGCCCTTATATTCTAACGTGTACCAGAAGATCGTTCCATCGCTGAAAGACGAAGTGGTGAGACTGGAAAGCTCAATCAACAGCTCCATCAATGAACATAGTGACGCTGTAGTGGAAAATGGTGGCCACGTACTTAGCAATAAAAGTCTGGATACTAACACTTTGATTATAGAAAAGGATTACAAGCTGTTTTTATTACGGCATTGGAATCTTTACAACTCATTCTTTTACTCCAATTTTGTCAACTCAAAACTCAAACTGTATACTAATGACGggaagaaaagaatcaatAAAATGTTTGCTAAAATGGGTATTTCCCTGCATGCCGCATCTCAGAATTGGCATTATTTAGATatcaagatgaagaagcGATTACCTGCTATTTTGACCAGATATTTACATGATTTTCAATTGGATGGACTTATTGAAGAGGGTTTCATAAGAAACTTTGGGTTTAAAGGTGCTGTTAGTGCTGTGGAGTACGTCGATTCTATTACTGCTCTCCTGGATTTTAATGGAGATCTAAAAGGAAGGGTGAAGAAACCATCTAGAACAAGAACTGAAAAGAGTAACGATGAAACAAAGAATACATACAAGGATGAAACTGCTCCAAAGACACAAGAAGCTGAACTTTCGGAAATAATATCCCAACGGGAAGCTCAATTTATATCAAATTTCTGGCACTGCTACGATGCTCTTACAGACTTTACATTTGTTAAAAAAGGTTTAGAGATTGCAAAATGGCAACAGCGgtttgtttttgataaaggatttgaaattttggagaagaggATGGTTACTAATTTGAAAGTGTTCAGGTTAGTGGTTTTGAAGGAAGCCTCTGTCTCTTGGAGTAGCAGTATCCATTCTAATGAGATGAAGCGTTTCCAGACTTCATTGGATGATAATGAGCTAACGATGGATCTTCTTACTAATTACAATAGGTTATTTCGAAATCCATTGATCGTGATGAAACTAGGGAATTGGTTGTTGGACTGCTATTCGGAGATGGATTCCACAATACTTCCTTTAGTTATAGCGTGTTTTGATCCAGATTCTCAGACGTACTTGGTTTGTGGATTGCCCCCGAAATTTCCTCCTGAAGACGACGGATcgactttgaagaatatcGCATTATTGAATACTTTTTCATTGgcttttcaagaagttgCTGAGCAAATAGGTGCAAAGGCCAAAGTCGATAGTTTTGAGAGTTCACTAATTGAGCTTCGGAAGGAGGATTTGCCTCCATTCCTGGAGCGGTTGAGTTTGAGTGGATTAGTTTAATTAAAAATGTCTAGGTGGCAGACACTCCACAcaccatcatcatcaaaataCCATGGGAAAGTGCAAACCTGttttttcattgatacCAATTATTTGGCCTCTGAAAAAGTCCGATTTAACTTTTGGCCATATGCCAAAATTATCAGATTCATCTTAGCTATATTCTTAAGTGAATATTGttcaatgttttcaatggGTATTACTTTAAAGCCAAATAACAAAAAGATTACAAAAAGAcagaaaatttcaaacttaaaacaatttcattaACGGTGACTATTTCATCTATTCCATTAACCCATTCTTTCAACCAAGATCTCGTGATTTATTGCATTGCTAAGCAGCGTTGAGTCATGAGTATTCTCTCTAGTACCCGAGCCCGTCTTTATAGAAAGCGCACCTATCATATGCGACTCCGTCGTGCCACAAGTGAAATGATGTAAATAGATGCTTATTTAGACAAGTGTGTCCTGACAGCAATGGACTACTATTTGCATGTTTCCTCatcaaatatcaaaatctCGTCTGCATCTGCCAATTTCAATATGGGTTCCATGATCGAAGGAACGATCTCTTGTGAACAAAATTAGAAATTTTTAGTGTTCGGCCGACTTTGCATACATTTATATATAAGACTAAATGGATCGTTTTACTTTACCTCAAGTAAAGGTTCTTATCTCCATCCCGTTTATACTTTATCGTAGAACCCACCCAGTAGTCTCCCCACAGTTAAGACACCTCAACACCACCTTATGTTGACATGAAAACAATAAACAAACTTATCGTAGTTCGGCAGATGAGTAGACGGGAACCAAGTATAGGGATCTACCCCGATGAAAACGATTCCACTTTATTGACACAAGGTAATGGTAAACGACGGAGAAGTACATCCTCACTGGGCTCAAATTCATTTTCGAAAGAAAATAAACCAGTCGTTGGGACGCTTGGTGAAGCTGAACGACTCTCTCCACTAAGAAAGAGAGCACCTTCTTTGGGAGAGGCCTTCACACCAAAACGGTTAAGAGAGGAAGTAGCGGCCATCAAGAAAACTCCTTTGGGATGCAGATCTTCTGAAAATAGAGCCGCAGCCAAGAATGGTACCGACGATACTACATTCGGATTGCTGGATTTCAGCACGATTACAAAAAATAAGGATGAACCTAACCTGACGCATGAAATTAACAGTAAAAGTACTCTTACAAACAAGCCGCTACAAAGTCAAGAAAGTGCAGTCTCTTTGCAATCACGATCAAAGTCCAAGCTTGAAGACACTAAGGCTGAACAGGCTCTTAAGGAGATTAATAAACTACTTACGGATAATGCAAAAATGATGTCCAGGATCCTTGATAATCAGGAGTTGGTACTTCgatatcaaaaaaatatAAAGGATTGCCTAAATTAGCTATTGAGTTTATGTGTATCTTTCTAGAATTTTATGCTTTATGATGTGAATACAGGCTAGTGCATCTTCCATACTGTCATGTTCTCCGGATTGAATTTTTCGGTTAAGAAAGTTGGATACCAACAACCTTAGAGGGTCTTTCCTCTTGGGGTCATAGTGAGTCGAATACAATATTGAAGTATCAATGATTTTGGTGTGAATCAGTCGTAAGACATTCATATCATTTTCTAATCCATGCCCAATAATAATAGTTTGCCTATTGATTACATTGAATAAGAGATCTCtcatttttttgaaactaACGGAATTTGAATCTGTGATCTCAGAAACTCCACTGAACTTGGTATTCAAATCAATCATTTTACCCAGG
It encodes the following:
- a CDS encoding DNA replication initiation factor, which codes for MYLNPIEFHKAFRSISKSSLSHTTCRLVIFASSLDVDAICSSKMLTTMFRKHLISFQLVPVIGYTDLKKKFEQLDFDVVNVIILGCGAMVDMVTFLDLNSPQASNKKVYIIDGHRPWNLDNLFSSDNVICFDDGQLERELVEEREAYNQLLELENEMPHNENEAEMETDNDEQNDQRGDTDEDEDAEDDGELGSRKRHRSLSPPPSQKRKRLLRKSEETIDNYYNQGSTIATSVALQAYTLISSVGETKIDDLWLAILGTTSLMPLYSNVYQKIVPSLKDEVVRLESSINSSINEHSDAVVENGGHVLSNKSLDTNTLIIEKDYKLFLLRHWNLYNSFFYSNFVNSKLKLYTNDGKKRINKMFAKMGISLHAASQNWHYLDIKMKKRLPAILTRYLHDFQLDGLIEEGFIRNFGFKGAVSAVEYVDSITALLDFNGDLKGRVKKPSRTRTEKSNDETKNTYKDETAPKTQEAELSEIISQREAQFISNFWHCYDALTDFTFVKKGLEIAKWQQRFVFDKGFEILEKRMVTNLKVFRLVVLKEASVSWSSSIHSNEMKRFQTSLDDNELTMDLLTNYNRLFRNPLIVMKLGNWLLDCYSEMDSTILPLVIACFDPDSQTYLVCGLPPKFPPEDDGSTLKNIALLNTFSLAFQEVAEQIGAKAKVDSFESSLIELRKEDLPPFLERLSLSGLV